GGCCGTCGGGACAGGTGACGTACTCGGCGCCGAGCGGCTACCACGACGACTGCGTGATGGCGCTGGCGCTGGCGGTGTGGGGGTGCCGGGCGGCGGGGGTGGAGCCGGGAAGGATGGCGAGGCTGCCGGCGAGGGGCGGAGGGACGGCGGTGCTGGGGCTGGTGTGAGGCGGGGAGCAGTGGCAGTAGCAGTGGGCAGGGGCAGTAGCAGGAGCAGGAGCAGTAAGGCAGGGGCAGCGAGGCAAGCGGATGGAAGCGGCGCGATAACGAGCCGACGCGGCAACGGGGAAGGCGCGGCGGCGGCGGGCGCCTATGGCTGAATCTCATCCCGGGCCGCCTCGATCAGGCGGCGTTCTTTTTCCACTTCCAAGCGGAGCTGCTCTTCGGTCGGCAGGCAGAGCATGTATTTGGAGGCAAAGATCTGCTTGCGGTCGTTGAGCACGGAATAGCGCGCCACCGTCTCGTTCTTCTCTGTGCACAGGATCAGGCCGACGGTCGGGTTGTCGTCGGGAGCGACGAACAGGCCGTCAAACATCCGCACGTATCCGTCCATCTGGCCGACATCGGCGTGGGTCAGCTCGCCAACCTTGAGGTCGATCAGGAGGTAGAACTTGAGGCGGCAGTGGTAGAAGGCCAGGTCAATGTACCGGTCCTGTTCGTCGATGCGGATGTGCTTTTGGCGGGCGACGAAGGCGAAGCCGTTGCCGAGTTCCAGGAGGAACCGCTGCAGGTGGGTGATGATCGCGCGCTCCAGGTCGGACTCGTGGAATACCGCCGCGTCGGGTAGTCCGAGAAACTCCAGAACATAAGGGTTCTTGAGTTCGCAGGCGGCGGACAAGGGGGAAACAGGCAGGTCGCGCCCCTGGGCGAGCATTTTCTCGGACTTGCGGCTCTTCTGCAGGCGATCATAGTAGTACGACTGGATCTGGCGTTCGAGCGTCCGCTTGTCCCATCCGCCCGCGACGGCCTCGCGCTCATAGAACTCGCGGGCGGCGGGGGCGGACACACGCATCAGGGCGCGGTAGTGCGACCAGGAGAGCTGCGGGGAGAAAGCGGAGGTCGATTCTCTTCCCTTTGGGGAGAGTTTTCCGGTTTTGGCCGATTCTCTTCCCGCCGGGAAGAGAATCCCTTCCCGGTCGGAATACGTCAGATAGAACTGCCTGAAGCTCCACAGCGCCGGCGTGGAAAAGCCCCGCCCGTAGCGCTCGGCCATCCGTCCCGAAAGGTCTTCGATCACCCTCTTGCCGTATTCCGCGCGATCCTCGCCGCCCTGGAGGTCGCGAACGATCTCCCGCCCGATCAGCCAGTAGGCCAGCACCATGTTCGTGTTGACCGCCCGGACGACGTTGCCGCGCGCCTGTTCGAGGATGGCTGCGACGCGGTCGAAGAGGTCGCCTGCAGGCGCCACCGCAGGGGGGCGCACGCCGGCTTCCTTTCCGATGCGGTTGAGTGTGGGCATAGGGCACCCCGGCTGATCAAGGGGAATATCTCTGCGCAAGCGCACGGGCGGGAGCTTCACAAAAGTGGCGTTAATTTAGCACGCCGGCGCGGGGGTGTCGATATAGAAAATAGGGGCGCGGCGGGAGTTGAAGGCGGAGGTTTGTCGCGATAACGCGCCGACGCGGTAACGGGGAGAGAACGCGGCGGGGACGCCGCGTCCACCGGGAAAGGGAGTGGGGCCGGGCCGAAAGGGCCGGCCTTTTGCTTGCTGTTGAAACGGTGCCTGTAGCAGGAGGGGCGGGATGGCTGCGATTTTTTCGGGGAAGGATAATCTCTGGCGCGAGTTTCTGAACCCGCTGCGCGGGCTGACGATGGAGCGGATCGTGCAGCTCGTGGAACAGGGCGAGCGGGGGGCGTTCGCCGATTTGCAGTGGTGTAGCTATCTGGAGGTCTACGGGATTCCGTCGGTGTTCTTTGTGGGGCCGCCGGGGGTGACGCCGGAGAAGGAGGAGGAGTATTTGAGGATCGCCCGCGAGTTGCTCAGCGACGGGCGGGGGTACCTGCCGCACGGGACGGACATAAAGTATGTGAACGGCGGCGGAGCCGGAGGGCGCGCGCCGTTCCGGGATCATCTGGATTACATAGACCGCCAGATCACGCTGCTGGGGACGGGCGGGCTGCTGACGATGCTGACGGAGTCGGGGAGCGGGACGCTGGCGGGATCGGCGCATGCGGAGGCATTCCGGCAGGTGGCCCAGGCCGACGCGGTGCTGGTGGCCGAGGCACTGCGGCGGGACTTTGACGCGCCGCTGCTGGCGGGGGCGTTTCCGGGGTGGCCGGTGGAGGCGGGGTTTGGGATCGAGGTGGAGGCGGGGATGGGAGAGAAAAGCTGAAAGCTGAAAACTGAAAGCTGAAATAATTTCATCCTCGGTCCAGGCTCCTGGGAGCGACTCGAGACGGCACGCGGTGCCACCCGGCTGCCGCCTTTTCTGAAAACTGAAAGCTGAAAACTGAAAACTGAAAAAATTTCATCCCCGGTCCAGGCTCTTGGGAGCGACCCGAGACGCCACACGGTGCCACCCGGCTGCCGCCTTTTCTGAAAACTGAAAGCTGAAAACTGAAAGCTGAAAAAAATTCATCCTCGGTCCAGGCTCCTGGGAGCGACTCGAAACGGCACGCGGTGCCACCCGGCTGCCGCCGGGGCGCTGACGCGGTGACGGAGGGCGGGGGGAATGCCCGCCGATAACGGCGGGCCGCGGTAATGAGAGGGGGCGGGAGCAGTAGCAGTGGCAGTGGGCAGTGGCGGCGGCCGGTGTTGATTGCGGGGGTAGCTTGAGGGCGCGGGGCGCGCTGAATGTGGGGGGCGGGATGGAAGATGGTGGTTTTGTGGTGGCGGCGGATGGGTGGGCGCAGGTGTGCCCACTCGGGGAGTTTTTCCACGCCGGGGCGGGGGTGACGCAGGTCGTCGACGCGGATGCGTGCACGGCCATGGCAGCCGACTTTGCGGCGCGGGCGGCGGAGCCGAACTTCCCCGGCGTGCTGCTGGACTTTGACCATTTCTCCATGGACGCGGGCAAGCCGTCGGAGGCGGCGGGCTGGATCGCGGCGCTGGAGGCGCGCGAGGATGGACTCTGGGCCAAGGTGCGTTGGAGCGACGCGGGGGTGGCCGCCGTGACCGGCGGCCGCTACCGGCTGGTGTCGCCGGTGTTCCCGGAGGCGGCGGCGTGCGAGGACCTGGGCGGCGGCCGGATCCGGCCGCGGCGGCTGGTGAGCGCGGCGCTAACGAATGAGCCGAATATCAAGGGCGGGAAGCCGATCGCGAACCGGGCGCCGGAGGCGGCCGACGCGGGGAGAGTGATCGGTGATCGGTCATCGGTGATCAGTGATCGGTCATCGGTGATCGGTGGGAAGCCCAACACCCAAGGGGTGGAGAACCGGTGGAGTGATGAGGCACGGGCGGCGAGCCTGGCGGTGAGAAGGGCGAAGGCAGAGGCGCGAAAGGAAAGTGGCAGTGGCGGTGACAGTGGCAGTGGCAGGAGAAGTAGCAGTGGCGGCGGTGGGCAGAAGCCGGCGAAGGTGGATGCTGCGGGGTCGGTGAAGGCGCGGTATGGGCGGCTGCTGGCGGACATGGAGAAGGCGGACGGGGATGCGGAAAAATTGCGAGCGGCGGCAAAGCGCTATCTGGACGGCCGCTACAAGGACAGGACGGACTTCACGCTGGCGGACATCGAGGCGGTGCGGGAGTATCTGAAGCGGGACAAGACGCTGACCGACTACCAGCTCCGGGAGGCCGAGGACGCGCTGATCGAGGCGCGGGCCTGGGTGCGCGGCGACAGCCGGGGGATCCTCGACGTGGCCGAGGAGGAGATCGCATCGAAGCTGACCGCGGCGGGGGTGCGCTTTGTCGAGGTCGAGGCGTTGCGCCGCATCATGAACCCGGTGCGGTACTACGCGGAGTACACGGTGGAGGCGAACCCGTCAGGACTGCCGGACTGGATTGACGATTTCGCGGCGAACCAAGAGTTGCGGGAGACGTATCCGTTCCTGCGGGACAACACGAAGATGCAGACGGAGCGAATGGGGCCGACGCGCTATGACAAGGCGATGCAAAAGCTGGGGATGCTCTCGCGCAAGGAGATGGGCAGCATGCTTAAGGAGCGGGTTGAGGCGGTGGCGCGGCATGACGGCGCACTGCCGGTGATCCACAAGACCCAGAAGGGCGTCTATCAGCGTGGGCCGGTGCTGGTGGATGCCGAGAACGTGGCGCACAACTTTCCCGAGATACGCAAGATGCTGGAGGACCCGCACGGACGCATGCTGCGTATGCCGGTGGATACGGAGGCGAAGAACATCCAGGTGAAGACCACGCGGGGCTCCGGTCCGGGGGTGAGCTCGACGGCGGCGGCGTTGTTGCCGCTGGCGATAGACGCGCTGATGCACAACGTGCCAGCGGCGAGGCGGATCGAGGCGCGCAACCGGCTGCGGTATGCGAGCGAAGTTGGGAAGCTGCCGGAGAAGCCGGGGGCGCGGGCATTCATCAGTACCGGAACGCGGCTGCTCTTCGGTGACATCGAGGGCGCGTTGCGGGGGTTCCGGTACAAGGATCCGATCGGAGCGCACACGGGGGAAGAGGAGATGGCCGAAAGGTACGGGCGGGGGAAAGAGGGCAGTAGCAGTAGCAGTGGCAGTAGCAGTAGCAATAGCAGTGGCAGTAGCAGTGGCAGTGGCAGTGGCAGTAGCAGTGGCAGTGGCAGTAGCAGTGGCAGGAAGGGGACGGAGAACCGATGGAGTGATGCGGCGCGGGCGGCGAGTCTGGCGGTAAGAAGGGCGAAGGCGGCGGCGCGGCAACAAAAGGCACACACAGGGC
The nucleotide sequence above comes from Lentisphaerota bacterium. Encoded proteins:
- a CDS encoding DUF935 family protein, with the translated sequence MAAIFSGKDNLWREFLNPLRGLTMERIVQLVEQGERGAFADLQWCSYLEVYGIPSVFFVGPPGVTPEKEEEYLRIARELLSDGRGYLPHGTDIKYVNGGGAGGRAPFRDHLDYIDRQITLLGTGGLLTMLTESGSGTLAGSAHAEAFRQVAQADAVLVAEALRRDFDAPLLAGAFPGWPVEAGFGIEVEAGMGEKS
- a CDS encoding DUF1016 domain-containing protein, whose protein sequence is MPTLNRIGKEAGVRPPAVAPAGDLFDRVAAILEQARGNVVRAVNTNMVLAYWLIGREIVRDLQGGEDRAEYGKRVIEDLSGRMAERYGRGFSTPALWSFRQFYLTYSDREGILFPAGRESAKTGKLSPKGRESTSAFSPQLSWSHYRALMRVSAPAAREFYEREAVAGGWDKRTLERQIQSYYYDRLQKSRKSEKMLAQGRDLPVSPLSAACELKNPYVLEFLGLPDAAVFHESDLERAIITHLQRFLLELGNGFAFVARQKHIRIDEQDRYIDLAFYHCRLKFYLLIDLKVGELTHADVGQMDGYVRMFDGLFVAPDDNPTVGLILCTEKNETVARYSVLNDRKQIFASKYMLCLPTEEQLRLEVEKERRLIEAARDEIQP